The Meiothermus sp. genome segment GGGCCGGTGGCCATCGCGCTGGGGCCGGAGCACGCCGGGCTGGGGGAGTTGTGGTTGAACCGGGCCCGGCTGAAGGTCAAGATTCCCATGCAAGGCCAGGCGGATAGCCTGAACGTTTCGGTCACGGCGGCCTTGATGCTCTACGAGGCCAGAAGACAGCGCCGGGCTATTGAATAGGGTCTATCCCAATCCGAATTGGGGCCCCCAGGTACCTGGGCTGCTTGTTCAACAGCAAATCCAGCAGCATCTGCACCCGGGCCAGGGGTTCGCGGAAGCGGGTGTTGGAGTGGAAGCCCTCCGGGGGGTCCGGGGCGTTATAGCCAATGGCCTCGAGGCCCCGGTGCCGTGCAATATAGACCGCCCGTTGGTTGTGAAACCGCTGCGAGACGATAGTAAAGCGCTGTTCCCCAAAAACCCCCCTGGCCCGCACCACCGAGTCCAGGGTGCGAAAACCGGCATAATCGCGGTAGATACGCTCTTTAGGAACCCCAAGAGCTATCAAGGCCTCACGCATGGCCGAGGGTTCGTCGTAGTAGGGGCTGCTATTATCGCCGCTCACCAGCAAATAATCAACTTTCCCGGCCTGGTAAAGCTGTGCAGCCGCCTGGATGCGGCCCACAAAGTAGGGGTTGGGCCTGCCACGAACGGTGGTGGGGCCGGTACCCAGCACCAGCCCCACCCGGTTGTGGGGTACCTGAAGAGGGTCTTGGTAGAGCCAGGGTTGGCTATAGCGCTCCACCCAGGCGTTCGTTCCTGACAGGATGAGAAGAGGGGGCAATACCAGCAATCCAGCGCTCCAGGATAAATATTTGAATAGCAATGTCCAGCGCACAATTTTAGTATAGACCTTATCCTGAACTTGATATTAGTAGACTCAACTGTTTTAGGTTGTGCGCCCCAGACCTCTTGACATTCTCATGGATAGCCCGAAATAATATGATTTCGGGTTGACACTCTAAACCCAAGACTGTCAAAAGCGCAACAAGGAGGTAGTATCTATGGCAACAGCAACCATGCTCAGACCCCTCGGTGACCGTGTGGTGGTCAAGCGCATTGAAGAAGAAGCCAAGACCAAAGGGGGCATTGTGCTGCCCGACACCGCCAAGGAAAAGCCCCAGAAGGGCAAGGTGATTGCTGTGGGTACCGGGCGGGTGCTCGACAACGGCACCAAGGTACCTCTGGAAGTGAAGCAGGGCGACACCGTGGTTTTTGCCAAGTACGGCGGAACCGAGATCGAGATTGACGGGGAAGAGTACATCATCCTCTCCGAGCGCGATCTGCTGGCGGTGATGTAAATAAGAGCCGATGGCGGATAGTCCATAGTCAAAGACAAAAGCCCCAAAAGGCCATTAGCTATTCGCTATATGCAAAACTGAAAGGAGTACAACCATGGCAAAAATGCTGGTTTTTGATGAAGCTTCCCGCCGCGGCCTCGAGCGCGGCATGAACGCAGTAGCCAACGCCGTAAAGGTGACCCTAGGCCCCCGTGGCCGTAATGTGGTGCTGGAGAAGAAGTTCGGTAGCCCCACCATTACCAAAGACGGCGTGAGCGTTGCCAAGGAAGTGGAGCTAGACGATCACCTGGAGAACATCGGCGCCAAGCTGATGATCGAGATCGCCTCCAAGACCAACGACATCACCGGTGACGGCACCACCACCGCTACCGTGCTGGGCCAGGCCATCGTGCGCGAAGGGCTGCGCAACGTGGCTGCCGGGGCCAACCCCCTCGACCTCAAGCGCGGCATCGAGAAAGCCGTGGATGTGGCCATCAAGAACATTCAGGAGCTGGCCGTGCCCGTCAACGACCGCAAGGCCATCTTCGAAGTGGCCAGCGTCTCGGCCAACAACGACGCCGAAATCGGCAACCTGATTGCCGATGCCATGGAGAAGGTGGGCCGCGAAGGGGTCATTACCGTCGAGGAGTCCAAGAGCCTCGACACCGAGCTCAACTTTGTAGAGGGGTACCAGTTCGACAAGGGCTACATCTCGCCCTACTTCGTCAACAACCCCGATGCCATGGAGGCCCAGCTCGACGACCCCTACATCCTGATCACCGAGAAGAAGATCACCAACGTGCGGGAACTTCTGCCGGTGCTCGAGCAGGTCGCCCAGACCGGCAAGCCCATGCTGATTATCGCCGAGGACATCGAGGGCGAGGCCCTGGCTACCCTGGTGGTCAACCGCCTGCGCGGCACCCTGAACATTGCTGCCGTCAAGGCCCCTGGCTTCGGCGACCGCCGCAAGGAAATGCTCAAAGACCTGGCGGCCATCACCGGTGGCACCGTGATCAGTGAGGAGCTGGGCTTCAAACTGGAAAACGCCACCCTGTCCATGCTGGGCCGCGCCGAACGCGTGCGCATCAACAAGGACGAGACCACCGTGGTGGGCGGCAAGGGCAAGAAGGAAGACATCGAGGCCCGCATCAACGGCATCAAGAAGGAGCTCGAGACCTCCGATAGCGAATACGCCAAAGAGAAGCTGCAAGAGCGCCTGGCCAAGCTGGCCGGCGGGGTGGCGGTGATCCGTGTGGGTGCCGCTACCGAAACCGAGCTCAAAGAGAAGAAGCACCGCTACGAGGACGCCCTCTCGACCGCCCGCGCTGCGGTGGAAGAAGGCATTGTGCCTGGCGGTGGCGTGGCCCTGTTGCGCGCTGTGCCTGCCATCAAGAACCTGCTCAAGGAGCTCGATGGTGACGAGGCCACCGGCGCCAAGATTGTGCTGCGGGCCATCGAAGAACCCGCCCGCCAGATTGCCGCCAACGCCGGTTACGAAGGCAGCGTGGTGGTGAACAACATCCTCAGCAAGAAGGATAAGAACTATGGCTTCAACGCCGCTACCGGCGAGTACGGCGACATGATGGAGTGGGGCATTGTAGACCCGGCCAAGGTCACCCGCACCGCCCTGCAAAACGCGGCCTCCATCGGCTCGCTGATCCTCATGACCGAGGCCGTGGTGGCCGAGAAGCCCGAAGAGAAGAAGGCCCCCGCTGCCCCCGCCGGCGGTATGGGCGGCGACATGGACTTCTAAAAAACCTCACCGGCTGGCCCCCTCTTCTCCACAGGAGAGGGGGTATGATTTTAACGCCGGTGTAACGTCACGGTTTGTACGATGAATGCGCTTCGGTTGTGGGGAGCGGTGTGCACCAGGAAGCCATCACTCAGCTCAGGCGGCACTTCAAGGCCGTGCTCTGTAGGCGCCCAGGTCAGGCGCTATGGCTATGGGGCGAGCCTGGGGTGGGCAAGACCTTCACCGCCCAGGCCCTGCTGCTAGAGACCCCCTGCCAGAGCCTGAGCCTGCACGCTACCCTCCCCGACAGGGCCCTGGTCCTCTCCCTCCCCCGACCTCCCAGGCGGCCTGCCTGGACCGAGGCCCAGCGCCAGCGGCTCATGCACAGCCAGTACGTGCCGCTAGCGACCCTGGTGGACACCCTGACGGCCACCATGAGCGCCCTAGCTCCTTTCGTGCTTCACCTCGAGGACCTCCACGAGGCCAGCCCCGAGCGCCTCGAGCTGGTTCAAAAACTCGCCCGGGTCGTCCTGCGCTTGCGGGGGGTCGGGCTTCTGGTCACCAGCCGCGGCGAGCCGCTTGAATGTTTCAAAGGGTATCGCATAGCGCCCTTAAGCGAGGCGGAGTCAAATCAGCTGCTCCGTGCCGAAGCCGCGCACGAGCTGCCCCAGGAGGGCCTGGAGTGGGTCTTTTCCCGTGCGAAGGGGAACCCCCTCTTCACGCTGGAGTTCTGGCGTTACCTCTCCCGGCAGGGCTACTTCTGGTCGGATGGCCGACACTGGCACTGGAGAAAACCCCCGGATGACTTCGTTCCCGTGAGTGTGGAGGCGCTAATTGCCCGGGTACTCTCCGGCCTTGTCGAGGCTCCGGAGCAGCAAGCCGCCCTGGAAGCACGGGCCATACTACCCAGCAGGTTCCATGGCGACGCTCTTGAGGCGCTATGGTCCAGGATGGCGGAGATGGATAGCCAAACCCTGAGCCATATCCAGCGACTTCTAAACCAAAAGGGGGTCTTGCAGCAGGATCGCTTTGCCCATCCGCTGATTCAGGAAGTGGCCGAGCGGGAGATCCCCGGCTTACGCAAGCAGGCCTACGCCCGCCGGGCCCTGGCGGCGCTGGCCGGGCAACCCGAAGAGGCGGCCTGCTTCATCGAAATGGCCCACCTGGAACCCCAGGAAGCCCTCAGGCTGCTCGAGGCCGCCGCGCAAAGCGCAGAAGCCAGGGGGGACAGGCCGGGCCGGGCTAGGTGGCTGGCCGAGGCCGTGAAGTGGGGCGGCCTCGAGCAAGCCGGGCGAGCGTTCGAAGCCGCCCAGCTTCTCAAGACTGTGGATCCCACTCGAGCCGTTCAGATGGCCGAAATCGCAGCTTCCGCTCCCTTGCCCAACCCAGAGGCAGTTCTGCTGCTGGCCGAGTTGCTGGCGGCACAGGGACGCATCCGTGAAGCCGAGGTCTCACTGCGGCGGCTTCCTCGATCAGAAGACAGCGCGCTTCGCTGGTGGGAGACCCAGATCTACGTCCTGGGCCAGGGTGGCCGGTGGCAGCAGGTCGTCGAGCTGTGGAGCCAGCAGCCCGGCTATCAGGCCAGGGCCAGGCCCCGAACCCGCCTTCAGGTAGCAACCTGCCTGGCCTTCTTGAACAGGCTCGACGAAGCCCAGCACATCCTGGAGGAACTGCCCATCCTGGACTCGCTGCCCCCGGAAATTCAGCTCGCAGCGCTCAACCTCCAGGGACAGATACAGACCTATCGAGGTTGCCATGCCCAGGCACTCGAAATCGAGGAGCGCTTCATCGTCTTGGCCAAATCCATGGGCTCGGCACAAGCCATCGCCACCGGTCTGCTCAATCAGGCCAGCACCTACAGCGCTTTGGGGTTGCGCAGCCAGGCCAAAGCCTGCTTGCAAGAGGCCAGGGCCCTGAGCATGCACTCTGGTCAGACCATGCGCTACGCGGTGGTGCAGCTTCGGCTGGCCGACGGGCTGGCCGACGAAGGCGAGTTCGAGCAGGCCGAAGCCCTGCTGTTGGAAGCGCAGGGCCTGTTGCAGCAGTACCATCAGGTGCAGTGGCAAACCGAGAGCCACCTCAAGCTGGCCCGCCTCTACCTGACCTGGCAGCCGCTCCACGGGCCCGCCCTGGCGCTCAAGCACGCCCAGGGCGCGCTAGAGCTGGCTCGAGCCAGCCGCGACGTGAAGTTCATGGCCTCGAGCCTGGCCTACCTGAGCCGCGCTCACAGCCAGGCCGGCAGCCCCGTGGCAGCGTTGGAGATCGCTCAGGAAGGCCTGGCCCTGTGCACCCGCGAGGGCATCAAACAGGCCGATGCCTGGCTTGCCTATGGCCTGGCCCTGGAGGCAAATGGGCGGCTGGCCGAAGCCCTCGAGGCCATCCAGGCTGCTTCCGCCCAGCAACACGAGCGCAAACTGGCCGAACGCTTTGCCCTCGAAGCCGACCGCATCTCCGCCAATCTGGAGAACGCGCGCAAACGCCACGAGTGGTTCGTCTCCCAGGGGTTGCTGGGGCTGGCCAGGCTGGCTTCGCGCTACTTCCCAGCGCTGGCCGGCCCGTCCCAACTACTACACGAAAGCCCCCCCCAAAGTGGGCTCCGCCTCAAAGTGCTGGGTCCGGTGGAGCTGGAGCGGGATGGCCAGCCCATCACCTACCGGGGCAAGAAGCGCCTGGAGTTGCTGTGCTATTTGCTCGAGGCCCGCATCGCCGGGAAGACCGAGGTGAGCGGGCTCGAGCTAGCGGACGTGTTCTACCCCGCAGTCGAGGAGGCCAGGGCCAGGGCCACGCTCAAGCAACAGGTTCACCTCATCCGCATGACCCTGGGCTCCGAAGCCATCCAGAGCACCCCGAGTGGCTATGCCCTCGGAGCCATCCGCTCCGATGCCGAGGAGTTCTTGCAGAGGGGGGATGCTCGCTTGTGGCGCGGGCCCTACCTCGAGCACCTCGGCGAAGGCTGGCACGGCAGCGTGCGCGAGGCCCTGACCCAGGCCCTGTACGCTGGGGCCGCAGCCCTGCTGGAAAGTGAGCCCAAAGAGGCCTCCCGGCTGGCCCAGATCCTACTCGAGATGGAACCCTACGACACCAGCTTCTTGCAACTCAGCCTGCAAGCCGTCCAGCGCTCCGGAAGCCCCAAGGCCGCCAGTCGGCTGTACAAAGAGGCCCAGGAGCGCTTTTTGGAAGTGGGCGAGGTCTTGCCGGGGCTCGAGGCTTTCCTCCAGGCAGCCCCTCCAGCCTGGGCTCATAAGCGATAGCCAAAGTGCGCAAAATGCCAAACACTGAACACCCAAATCGCAACCGAACAGCGTTTCGCGTCTTGCGTACGACGTAAGGCATAGAACCCCCAGTCCTCGACCCTCGACGTATTTTTGACCGGCTTTTGACCAGACCTCCCCCAGGCTAGACCCCAAGGTGAAGCGGGGTTTGGAGGAATGCAGGGGAAGGAGAGCGGTCATGGATAAGCCGGTTTCGCCAGCGGACTGGTCAGGCATCTATGCGGGGCAGATAGGCGGGGTAGACTGCACCCTCGAGCTGAAACTCGACCCGCAAGGGAAGCTGCACGGGTACTTCAACAGCGGAGATGAGCGCCTCGAGGTGCGCGGGGTCACCCCTGCGCACGGCGGGGCTATCCGGGGGCTTCTGCAGGAGCCCAGTGAGCCCGCCGGCATCGCCATCTTCCGGGCCTCGCTCGAGGGCCAGGGCCTGCTACTGGAGATGGACGTGCCCGACCCCGATGAGCGGGACTTCTCGGGGGCCGAGCGGGTCTGGCTGGTCCGCCTCGAGGCGCTCTCCGCCGGTTAAACCTGAGGGAGGATCGCATGAAGCTAAGACTCATTTTCCTGCTGCTGGCCCTGGCCGCCTGTCAGAGCGCCGACACCACCCCGCCCACCATCGTCTCGAGCATCCCCGCCAACGAAGCCACCGATATCGTCCCTTCTGCCAAGCTCTCCATCGTTTTCTCCGAGGCCATGGATCAGAACTCGGTCAAGGTGGTCCCGACCCCGGCCACCGATCTGGGCACGGCCATATGGAACGACGGCAAAACCGTGGTCTATACCCCCCCCAGCGGCTGGCAGGTGGGAACCCACTACACCCTCACCGTAGAGGGCAAAGACCTCGCCGGCAACGCCCTCACGGGGAACAAGACCATTGCCTTCCAGACCACGCCGCCTCCGGACAGCACCCCACCAGCTACCCCCACCGGGGTCAAGGCCACTGCGGGCGACGGGGAGTTCTTCGTGGAGTGGAACCCCAACCCTGAGCCCGACCTGGCCGGCTACACCCTCTACGTGGGCACCGCCGCCGATGCGCTGCTGCCCACCCTGTTCGTCGAAAAGCCGGCCACGCTGGCCAAGGCGACGGGGCTCGAGAACGGCAAGGCCTACTTTTATGCCCTGGACGCGCAGGACACCAGCGGCAACCGCTCGGCGAAGTCCAGCGTGGCCTCTGTGACCCCCAAAGACATGACTCCCCCCACCCTGCTCTCCTCGGAGCCGGCCAATGGGGCCACCGACTTAGCCCTGGTGCCCTTCCTGCGCTTCACCTTCTCCGAGCCCATGGACAAAAACTCCGTGGAGATCGGGATGTGCGTGAGCACCGACCCCCCCGCAAGCGCGAGCTGTGAAGCACCGGTACCGGTGAACTTCGGCACCCCTACTTGGAGCGAGGGCGACACGGTGGTGCAGTTCACCCCCACCGACCAGTTCCAAAGCGGCAAGACCCACATGCTGGTGATCTCGGCCAAGGACAGGGGGGGCAACCCCCTCTCCGGGCCGAACAAAGTGGCCTTCTCGCTGCGGGCCACGCCGGACACCACCCCGCCCGAGGTGAGTTCACGCGCCGCCATCATCAACCCTCAGACCCACACCGGCTACATCTTGCTGGAGTTCAGCGAAGCTATGAACCAGCAGTCGGTGCTGAACGCTTTCTTGAGCCAGCCCTCCCTCACCTGCTCTTGGGTCTGGAACGCCAACGCCGTCCGCTGCAACACCACCTTCCAGCAGCTCACCACCTACACCATCACCCTCGCAACCGCCGCCAAGGACACTGCGGGCAACGCGCTGGCCACGCCTTACCAGTTCAGCTTGGACACCGGTAACTTCAACCCCCGCCTCAAGAGCACGAGCCCCCGCAACGGCGCGTGGGGCGTCTCGATCACTACCCCCATCACCTTCACCTTCACCGAGGCCATGAACCCAAGCAGCGTGCAGGGAGCGCTGGAGGTCAGGGTGGGAACAAGCAGCATCTCCGGGACACTCAGTTGGAGTTCCGACAGCACCCAGGTGACCTTTACTCCCAACGCCCCC includes the following:
- a CDS encoding vancomycin high temperature exclusion protein, translating into MRWTLLFKYLSWSAGLLVLPPLLILSGTNAWVERYSQPWLYQDPLQVPHNRVGLVLGTGPTTVRGRPNPYFVGRIQAAAQLYQAGKVDYLLVSGDNSSPYYDEPSAMREALIALGVPKERIYRDYAGFRTLDSVVRARGVFGEQRFTIVSQRFHNQRAVYIARHRGLEAIGYNAPDPPEGFHSNTRFREPLARVQMLLDLLLNKQPRYLGAPIRIGIDPIQ
- the groES gene encoding co-chaperone GroES; the encoded protein is MLRPLGDRVVVKRIEEEAKTKGGIVLPDTAKEKPQKGKVIAVGTGRVLDNGTKVPLEVKQGDTVVFAKYGGTEIEIDGEEYIILSERDLLAVM
- the groL gene encoding chaperonin GroEL (60 kDa chaperone family; promotes refolding of misfolded polypeptides especially under stressful conditions; forms two stacked rings of heptamers to form a barrel-shaped 14mer; ends can be capped by GroES; misfolded proteins enter the barrel where they are refolded when GroES binds); this translates as MAKMLVFDEASRRGLERGMNAVANAVKVTLGPRGRNVVLEKKFGSPTITKDGVSVAKEVELDDHLENIGAKLMIEIASKTNDITGDGTTTATVLGQAIVREGLRNVAAGANPLDLKRGIEKAVDVAIKNIQELAVPVNDRKAIFEVASVSANNDAEIGNLIADAMEKVGREGVITVEESKSLDTELNFVEGYQFDKGYISPYFVNNPDAMEAQLDDPYILITEKKITNVRELLPVLEQVAQTGKPMLIIAEDIEGEALATLVVNRLRGTLNIAAVKAPGFGDRRKEMLKDLAAITGGTVISEELGFKLENATLSMLGRAERVRINKDETTVVGGKGKKEDIEARINGIKKELETSDSEYAKEKLQERLAKLAGGVAVIRVGAATETELKEKKHRYEDALSTARAAVEEGIVPGGGVALLRAVPAIKNLLKELDGDEATGAKIVLRAIEEPARQIAANAGYEGSVVVNNILSKKDKNYGFNAATGEYGDMMEWGIVDPAKVTRTALQNAASIGSLILMTEAVVAEKPEEKKAPAAPAGGMGGDMDF
- a CDS encoding AAA family ATPase, which translates into the protein MHQEAITQLRRHFKAVLCRRPGQALWLWGEPGVGKTFTAQALLLETPCQSLSLHATLPDRALVLSLPRPPRRPAWTEAQRQRLMHSQYVPLATLVDTLTATMSALAPFVLHLEDLHEASPERLELVQKLARVVLRLRGVGLLVTSRGEPLECFKGYRIAPLSEAESNQLLRAEAAHELPQEGLEWVFSRAKGNPLFTLEFWRYLSRQGYFWSDGRHWHWRKPPDDFVPVSVEALIARVLSGLVEAPEQQAALEARAILPSRFHGDALEALWSRMAEMDSQTLSHIQRLLNQKGVLQQDRFAHPLIQEVAEREIPGLRKQAYARRALAALAGQPEEAACFIEMAHLEPQEALRLLEAAAQSAEARGDRPGRARWLAEAVKWGGLEQAGRAFEAAQLLKTVDPTRAVQMAEIAASAPLPNPEAVLLLAELLAAQGRIREAEVSLRRLPRSEDSALRWWETQIYVLGQGGRWQQVVELWSQQPGYQARARPRTRLQVATCLAFLNRLDEAQHILEELPILDSLPPEIQLAALNLQGQIQTYRGCHAQALEIEERFIVLAKSMGSAQAIATGLLNQASTYSALGLRSQAKACLQEARALSMHSGQTMRYAVVQLRLADGLADEGEFEQAEALLLEAQGLLQQYHQVQWQTESHLKLARLYLTWQPLHGPALALKHAQGALELARASRDVKFMASSLAYLSRAHSQAGSPVAALEIAQEGLALCTREGIKQADAWLAYGLALEANGRLAEALEAIQAASAQQHERKLAERFALEADRISANLENARKRHEWFVSQGLLGLARLASRYFPALAGPSQLLHESPPQSGLRLKVLGPVELERDGQPITYRGKKRLELLCYLLEARIAGKTEVSGLELADVFYPAVEEARARATLKQQVHLIRMTLGSEAIQSTPSGYALGAIRSDAEEFLQRGDARLWRGPYLEHLGEGWHGSVREALTQALYAGAAALLESEPKEASRLAQILLEMEPYDTSFLQLSLQAVQRSGSPKAASRLYKEAQERFLEVGEVLPGLEAFLQAAPPAWAHKR
- a CDS encoding Ig-like domain-containing protein yields the protein MKLRLIFLLLALAACQSADTTPPTIVSSIPANEATDIVPSAKLSIVFSEAMDQNSVKVVPTPATDLGTAIWNDGKTVVYTPPSGWQVGTHYTLTVEGKDLAGNALTGNKTIAFQTTPPPDSTPPATPTGVKATAGDGEFFVEWNPNPEPDLAGYTLYVGTAADALLPTLFVEKPATLAKATGLENGKAYFYALDAQDTSGNRSAKSSVASVTPKDMTPPTLLSSEPANGATDLALVPFLRFTFSEPMDKNSVEIGMCVSTDPPASASCEAPVPVNFGTPTWSEGDTVVQFTPTDQFQSGKTHMLVISAKDRGGNPLSGPNKVAFSLRATPDTTPPEVSSRAAIINPQTHTGYILLEFSEAMNQQSVLNAFLSQPSLTCSWVWNANAVRCNTTFQQLTTYTITLATAAKDTAGNALATPYQFSLDTGNFNPRLKSTSPRNGAWGVSITTPITFTFTEAMNPSSVQGALEVRVGTSSISGTLSWSSDSTQVTFTPNAPYGYGRTVTWRITTAAREQSVGRTIGLPLPEEVSGSFVTELQVGP